CTGCCTACCAATATCAGGTGAAATTGAGTTTCAGCCCAAAATATGAAAGGATGATGCCCCTGATCTTCAATCAAAGTGACGGGAGCGTGAATGCTATGGGCATCCAGTTTAAGGGCATTCGCTTTCATGGTGGGAATAGACATACGGATACGGAAGGCTGTATCCTCATCGCCAAACATCGGGTTACAAAAGAGATCATTCAAGG
The window above is part of the Ancylomarina subtilis genome. Proteins encoded here:
- a CDS encoding DUF5675 family protein codes for the protein MKAHEILHLRIIREEFSSQTTVGKMYIDGHFFGYTLEDTVRAFGIKVKGHTALPAYQYQVKLSFSPKYERMMPLIFNQSDGSVNAMGIQFKGIRFHGGNRHTDTEGCILIAKHRVTKEIIQG